A single genomic interval of Nostoc commune NIES-4072 harbors:
- a CDS encoding ABC transporter substrate-binding protein — protein sequence MKVTLFQSQIQKFSRQLTNSTWRLSLMGIILSIFFLFLYGCQGTVQKNDGVIHLSLWQSINPPTNRYVFNKLVAKFNQTHTDVKVKSIFIGQPQLPKILTAVVGNAPPDILSFDPQLTGQFMQLGAIRPLEEWLEKLPLKSEITSNLWEELKLNEHLWSIPLYTSNLGIFYRPKLFQAAGIMQIPKTWEELREVAKKLTIDRNGDNRPEQYGMLLPLGKEEWTVFSWFPFLLSAGGEIVTNNRPNLTNPGAIAALQFWQDLLKDGSATLSSPERGYEEDAFISGRVAMQITGPWTYIMKSNVDFNVFPIPANVKPATVTATGNMYLMKTTPEREQAALKFLEYVLSEEFQTEWSIGTGFLPVNIKSAQSQAYQEFIQQKPVLKIFIDQMSVSGSRPIIPGYSRLSDSLGRAIEATMLGASPETALKQAQANLDSIWDSLQSR from the coding sequence ATGAAAGTTACCCTTTTCCAATCCCAAATTCAAAAATTTTCCCGCCAGTTGACCAATTCTACTTGGCGGCTTTCGCTGATGGGAATTATTCTGAGTATATTTTTCTTATTCTTATATGGTTGTCAGGGGACAGTCCAGAAGAATGACGGAGTAATTCATCTGAGTTTATGGCAATCAATCAATCCCCCTACTAATCGGTATGTGTTTAACAAACTAGTAGCTAAATTTAATCAGACTCATACTGATGTAAAGGTGAAATCTATCTTTATAGGCCAACCCCAATTGCCAAAAATATTAACAGCAGTTGTGGGCAATGCGCCTCCAGATATTCTGTCATTCGATCCTCAATTGACGGGTCAGTTTATGCAATTAGGAGCAATTCGACCTTTAGAAGAATGGCTGGAAAAATTGCCTTTGAAGTCGGAAATTACCTCTAACCTATGGGAAGAATTAAAATTAAACGAGCATCTTTGGTCAATACCCCTTTACACGAGTAATCTAGGCATTTTTTATCGACCTAAACTTTTCCAAGCTGCGGGAATTATGCAAATTCCTAAGACTTGGGAAGAGTTGAGGGAAGTTGCCAAAAAATTGACTATAGACCGGAATGGCGACAATCGGCCTGAACAATACGGAATGTTGCTGCCTTTAGGAAAAGAAGAATGGACTGTATTTAGTTGGTTCCCCTTTTTATTGAGCGCTGGGGGAGAAATTGTAACAAATAACCGTCCAAATTTGACGAATCCAGGTGCGATCGCAGCCTTACAATTTTGGCAAGACCTGTTAAAAGATGGTTCAGCAACCCTTTCTTCCCCAGAGCGAGGTTATGAAGAAGACGCTTTTATTTCAGGCCGCGTTGCAATGCAGATCACAGGCCCTTGGACTTATATCATGAAGTCTAATGTTGACTTTAACGTATTCCCTATACCTGCAAATGTGAAACCTGCTACAGTGACAGCCACTGGAAATATGTATTTGATGAAGACAACACCAGAAAGGGAGCAAGCCGCACTAAAATTTTTAGAGTATGTTCTAAGTGAAGAATTCCAAACAGAATGGAGTATAGGGACGGGTTTTTTACCAGTTAACATTAAATCTGCCCAAAGTCAGGCTTATCAAGAATTTATCCAGCAAAAACCTGTCTTGAAAATCTTTATTGACCAAATGTCTGTATCAGGTTCTCGACCAATCATTCCTGGCTATAGTCGTTTGTCTGACAGTTTAGGTCGAGCCATCGAAGCCACCATGCTAGGCGCATCTCCAGAAACAGCACTCAAACAAGCTCAAGCAAACCTTGATTCAATTTGGGATTCCCTACAATCTAGATAA